The [Eubacterium] siraeum genome contains a region encoding:
- the murD gene encoding UDP-N-acetylmuramoyl-L-alanine--D-glutamate ligase gives MTIDEKLKAFFENKRVVILGFGREGRSTLKLLGSCNCKSITVADMNPVPESETEGCTLCCGEDYLTCLDDCDIIMKAPGVILKNIVSDEIKAKITSQTDLFLRFCDNMIIGITGTKGKSTTSSLIKFFIEKSGKDTMLIGNIGVPPLERREEFTKDCVIVCEMSCHQLEYVKASPDVAVLLNIYPEHLDHYTDFAAYRNAKLNIFRYQNENDTLIIGEEVKQYADTKARVITAGFSCGDIGTRNGGIFIGDEFYPADMIDTKLKGEHNLYNIAIAIYAATKAGCTVKQCFDALPQFCGLEHRLEYVCTLNGAEYINDSISTAPQTAIAALKAYPDTDTLIIGGMDRGIPYDELSDWLSGDTLVRNLIILPDSGKRVAEKVTNPLVKLIYADDMEQAVKYAKQVTKTRCILSPAAASYGFYKNFEERGKHFKELVTSNN, from the coding sequence ATGACTATAGATGAAAAGCTGAAAGCGTTTTTTGAAAACAAGAGGGTTGTTATTTTAGGCTTTGGCAGAGAGGGACGTTCTACATTGAAGCTGCTCGGAAGCTGTAATTGCAAAAGCATTACGGTAGCCGATATGAACCCTGTACCTGAATCGGAAACGGAGGGCTGTACGCTTTGCTGTGGAGAGGATTATCTTACCTGCCTTGACGATTGCGATATTATAATGAAAGCTCCGGGTGTTATTCTTAAAAATATTGTGAGCGATGAAATAAAGGCAAAGATTACATCGCAGACCGACTTGTTTTTACGTTTTTGCGACAATATGATAATAGGAATCACGGGAACTAAGGGAAAATCGACCACGTCAAGCCTGATAAAATTCTTTATCGAAAAAAGCGGCAAGGATACGATGCTTATAGGCAATATAGGCGTACCTCCGCTTGAAAGACGTGAGGAATTCACAAAGGATTGTGTTATCGTATGTGAAATGTCCTGTCATCAGCTTGAATATGTCAAGGCATCTCCCGATGTGGCGGTACTGCTGAATATTTACCCCGAGCACCTTGACCACTATACCGATTTTGCGGCTTACAGAAACGCAAAGCTGAACATTTTCCGCTATCAGAATGAAAACGATACGCTGATAATCGGTGAAGAGGTAAAGCAGTATGCCGATACGAAGGCAAGGGTCATAACAGCCGGTTTTTCCTGCGGTGATATAGGAACGAGAAACGGCGGTATTTTTATCGGTGATGAATTTTACCCTGCCGATATGATAGATACAAAGCTCAAAGGCGAGCATAACCTATATAATATAGCGATAGCGATTTATGCCGCAACAAAGGCAGGCTGTACCGTAAAGCAGTGCTTTGATGCGCTTCCTCAGTTTTGCGGACTTGAACATCGTCTTGAATATGTCTGCACGCTGAACGGTGCAGAGTATATCAACGACAGCATAAGCACAGCGCCGCAGACGGCTATAGCCGCACTTAAAGCGTATCCCGATACCGATACGCTGATAATAGGCGGAATGGACAGGGGTATACCTTATGATGAACTGTCCGACTGGCTTAGCGGTGATACTTTGGTCAGAAATCTGATAATCCTCCCCGACAGCGGCAAGAGAGTAGCCGAGAAGGTGACAAATCCGCTTGTAAAGCTGATTTATGCCGATGATATGGAGCAGGCTGTGAAATATGCGAAGCAGGTAACGAAAACACGTTGCATCTTATCGCCTGCCGCCGCAAGCTATGGCTTTTACAAGAACTTTGAAGAGAGAGGAAAGCACTTCAAGGAGCTTGTGACATCAAATAATTGA
- a CDS encoding nucleotidyltransferase family protein, with the protein MKTAAIICEYNPFHNGHKYHIEQTRLQHGATHIVCVMSGNFTQRGDVALADKYARARAALMGGADLVVELPTPFALSSAEHFAMGACRIADSLGCVNMLSFGSECGDVSVLEEAAGAVEYAVQNDEFFSLMRKGASYPAALKQTVEKNYTPDVVQTLTEPNNTLAVEYIRALDKLGGMIKPVTVMRSGAAHDSDEGSDTVISASRLRKMLSAGEDVSTYTDFADYENFAHIENIETAILAKLRTMSKSEFERLPNGTGGMDSRIYKAVRTAVSLPQLLLMIKSKNFTMARIRRLVLCAFLGITGNELKNPPAYARILGMNSKGREILAAGEHKLPVDTSLSALAKTSAEAERFARLEERAGNLYALALDKKQPCGAEFTSKPVII; encoded by the coding sequence ATGAAAACAGCGGCAATTATATGCGAATACAATCCGTTCCACAACGGACATAAATATCACATAGAGCAAACCCGTTTACAGCACGGCGCAACTCATATCGTATGCGTTATGAGCGGAAATTTCACACAGAGGGGCGATGTTGCGCTTGCGGATAAATATGCGAGAGCGAGAGCCGCACTTATGGGAGGTGCGGATCTGGTGGTCGAACTGCCTACTCCGTTTGCACTGTCGAGTGCGGAGCATTTTGCTATGGGGGCTTGCCGTATTGCCGATTCGCTCGGTTGTGTCAATATGCTGAGCTTCGGCAGTGAATGCGGTGATGTTTCTGTGCTTGAGGAGGCGGCAGGAGCTGTTGAATATGCGGTGCAGAACGATGAGTTTTTCAGCCTTATGCGTAAAGGTGCTTCGTATCCTGCGGCACTGAAGCAGACGGTCGAGAAGAATTATACGCCCGATGTTGTGCAAACGCTTACAGAGCCAAACAACACGCTGGCGGTCGAATATATCCGTGCGCTTGACAAGCTGGGCGGTATGATAAAGCCGGTCACGGTAATGAGGAGCGGAGCGGCACACGACAGTGACGAGGGCAGTGATACGGTAATCAGTGCATCAAGGCTCAGAAAAATGCTGAGTGCGGGTGAAGACGTAAGCACATATACCGATTTTGCCGATTATGAGAATTTCGCACATATTGAAAATATCGAAACGGCAATCCTTGCAAAGCTACGCACTATGTCAAAGTCGGAATTTGAACGGCTTCCCAACGGCACGGGCGGAATGGACAGCAGGATATATAAGGCGGTACGCACGGCGGTTTCACTTCCGCAGCTGCTGCTTATGATAAAATCAAAGAATTTTACTATGGCAAGAATACGCAGACTTGTGCTGTGTGCATTCTTAGGCATAACGGGAAACGAACTTAAAAATCCTCCCGCTTATGCGAGGATACTGGGAATGAATTCAAAGGGCAGGGAAATACTTGCCGCAGGGGAGCATAAGCTGCCTGTGGACACATCGCTTTCGGCACTGGCAAAAACAAGTGCGGAAGCGGAGCGTTTTGCAAGACTTGAAGAAAGAGCGGGAAATCTGTACGCACTGGCGCTTGATAAAAAACAGCCGTGCGGTGCCGAATTTACCTCAAAGCCGGTTATAATATAA
- a CDS encoding L-2-amino-thiazoline-4-carboxylic acid hydrolase, translating into MNYSFNVRILSHFYHSAVKAELERRNFPKDMAKKIFTEHKAVVARAKDIGKSKLMSSYMMGAYFIAMNRSTGKTAEENYEILKDGLCASKLFHKAVGNVDSYLDEKKMPGRLAWSEESHKRKYENDWVVDILPANSEYDLGYDYYECGICKLCKDEGCPELAQYLCRMDYVLADIMDMKLTRTKTIAEGADMCDFRYSRK; encoded by the coding sequence ATGAACTATTCGTTCAACGTGAGAATTCTCAGTCATTTTTATCACAGCGCAGTAAAGGCTGAGCTTGAAAGACGGAATTTTCCGAAAGATATGGCGAAGAAGATTTTTACCGAGCATAAGGCGGTAGTTGCCCGTGCAAAAGACATCGGCAAGTCAAAGCTGATGAGCTCTTATATGATGGGTGCGTATTTTATCGCTATGAACCGCAGTACAGGAAAGACGGCGGAAGAGAATTACGAAATATTAAAAGACGGATTATGTGCTTCAAAGCTGTTTCACAAAGCTGTAGGGAATGTAGACAGTTATCTTGACGAAAAGAAGATGCCCGGACGTCTTGCGTGGTCGGAAGAAAGCCACAAGAGAAAATATGAAAACGACTGGGTGGTCGATATTCTGCCTGCAAACAGTGAATACGATCTCGGTTACGATTATTATGAATGCGGTATATGCAAGTTGTGCAAGGACGAGGGCTGTCCCGAACTCGCACAGTATCTGTGCCGTATGGACTATGTTCTTGCGGACATTATGGATATGAAGCTCACAAGAACCAAAACTATAGCTGAGGGTGCTGATATGTGCGACTTCAGATACAGCAGAAAGTAA
- a CDS encoding PolC-type DNA polymerase III, which yields MAAILKEILDRVEMPQQTADARLLSILCDEADKSMILQLEADELIPYSVLAETGNAIKKYLGVPSVKIYPKYAPELFSPSYLYDIIQILKPSHGVINGYMDDSEISDDGDTFEFTLMHGGIDLLYSEKIDKEIEKFTKGVFSKAVTVKFSENATVGYADLDERYYEELSAQPLPDFDEIDRKAAERASESKSSRGKKSRPEPRKRPGKITLAYLEDKLNTDGLLYLGNEITETPQSLKSLGEESDSVTVWGELTDVEHKDTRNGVYTIITASLCDDTGRIPVKLFAKTEIIDDYDFLEDGAVFVMHGSYKLDTFANEMQFNPTDIMQVSLRDDYTMKTPAPKPSSQGGNAPAAPAMTKANVFAEPEEMDLMFETTHFGSKAKLVMGKPINDAPVEMASIMTERDNVTVWGEIFNVEKKETKSGKSTIITAAFSDRTSSMIMKLFVYNTKLDSYSFIQNGAKILANGSYKADDFLHCNCFNPQSVMLVEVKPKQDNAPEKRVELHMHTNMSDMDAVTAPSVLVKQAHAWGHKAVAITDHGNAQAYPEAMNTVEKINKDDPDFKVIYGLEAYFVNDGNAVVDGCDNVKIEDDIIVFDIETTGLHPANERITEIGAVKLRNMEIVERFSTFVNPMMPIPSNITELTGITDDMVADAPTEDVAVSDFMAFCGNSPVCAHNAKFDVSFIRSAAARMEKSFDNPVVDTLSIAKAALKGIKNYKLDTIAKYFKLGDFDHHRAVADAEMLCMIYMHIVNDTRKTAKLEYIGDFNTAFGSVDIKKLPTYHQIILVKNKVGLKNLYRLISASNLDYFYKKPRIPKSLLSQYREGLIIGSACEAGELFRAILEKESQEKIEEIASFYDYLEIQPIGNNMFLLRNGKVSSEEDLRDLNRAIVQLGDRLGKPVVATCDVHFKDPEDAVFREVLQAGQGYEDFANQPPLYFRTTDEMLEEFAYLGEEKAKEVVITNTNRIADMIEVVRPIPTGTYTPHIDGADEELQQLCWDRAHAWYGDDLPETVEKRLKKELDSIIKHGFAVLYMIAQKLVAFSEKNGYLVGSRGSVGSSVVAIMAGISEVNPLPPHYRCPKCRHNEFILDGSYGSGFDLPPKKCPNCDIDMIRDGHDIPFETFLGFDGDKSPDIDLNFSGEVQGKVHRYTEELFGKDHVFKAGTISAVQEKTAEGFVRKWLEKKGMTANSAEISRLAAGCTGVKRTTSQHPGGMVVVPSDYEVYDFTAVQHPADKTESDMITTHFDFHALHDTILKLDELGHDVPTLYKHLEDMTGIKIADVPTSDPKVMELFTSTEPLGIKEEDLGVSSGTYGIPEFGTPFTLQMLKDAQPKKFSDLLQISGLSHGTDVWLGNAQELISDGICTISEVIGCRDDIMVYLMHQGLEPKLAFKIMEITRKGNAKKLFNEDIYKAFEENNVPQWYIESCKKIKYMFPKAHAAAYVTGAVKLCWFKVYYPSEFYSAVLTKHTENIDVKTVLGGKESVRNKIQLIQSNPEATAKDKGMLDALLLIYEMMLRGITFLPVDYKKSRATTYAIEDGNLRLPFLAVEGCGENAAIKLKEVIDKGDFICLEDIQAQSGINSTVLSKLYDMNVFGDLPQSAQISFF from the coding sequence ATGGCTGCCATTTTAAAAGAAATTCTTGACAGGGTTGAAATGCCTCAGCAGACAGCGGACGCACGACTGCTGTCGATACTGTGTGACGAAGCGGATAAGAGCATGATACTTCAGCTTGAAGCGGATGAACTGATACCGTACAGCGTGCTTGCCGAAACGGGCAATGCGATAAAAAAGTATCTCGGTGTACCGTCGGTAAAGATTTATCCGAAATATGCACCTGAACTGTTCAGCCCGTCATATCTTTATGACATTATTCAGATATTGAAGCCGTCGCACGGCGTTATTAACGGATATATGGACGATTCCGAGATAAGCGACGACGGAGATACATTTGAGTTTACGCTTATGCACGGCGGAATTGACCTTCTGTACAGCGAGAAGATAGACAAGGAAATAGAGAAGTTTACAAAGGGTGTGTTTTCTAAGGCTGTCACGGTAAAATTCAGCGAAAATGCGACAGTAGGTTATGCAGACCTTGACGAAAGATATTATGAGGAATTGTCGGCACAGCCGCTTCCGGATTTTGATGAGATCGACAGAAAAGCGGCAGAGCGTGCAAGCGAGAGCAAAAGCTCCAGAGGTAAGAAATCAAGACCCGAGCCGAGAAAGCGTCCCGGCAAGATAACGCTTGCATACCTTGAGGATAAGCTGAACACGGACGGACTTTTATATCTCGGAAACGAGATAACCGAAACTCCTCAGTCGCTGAAGTCACTGGGCGAAGAAAGCGACAGCGTCACGGTATGGGGCGAGCTTACCGATGTCGAGCATAAGGATACAAGAAACGGCGTTTACACAATAATTACGGCATCGCTTTGCGACGATACGGGCAGGATACCTGTAAAGCTGTTCGCTAAGACCGAGATTATCGACGATTACGATTTTCTTGAAGACGGTGCGGTTTTTGTTATGCACGGCAGTTATAAGCTTGACACATTCGCAAATGAGATGCAGTTCAATCCTACGGATATAATGCAGGTTTCACTGCGTGATGATTACACTATGAAAACACCTGCGCCAAAGCCTTCTTCACAGGGAGGAAATGCGCCTGCCGCTCCTGCAATGACAAAGGCAAACGTGTTTGCAGAGCCTGAGGAAATGGATCTGATGTTTGAAACCACGCATTTCGGCAGTAAGGCAAAGCTTGTAATGGGCAAGCCGATAAATGACGCTCCTGTTGAGATGGCAAGCATAATGACGGAGCGTGACAACGTTACCGTATGGGGTGAGATCTTCAATGTCGAGAAGAAGGAAACCAAGAGCGGAAAGTCAACGATAATCACAGCCGCATTCAGCGACAGGACTTCATCTATGATAATGAAGCTGTTCGTTTATAATACAAAGCTTGACAGCTACAGCTTTATTCAGAACGGTGCAAAGATACTTGCGAACGGCAGTTATAAGGCTGACGATTTTCTGCACTGCAACTGCTTTAATCCGCAGTCGGTAATGCTTGTCGAGGTAAAGCCGAAGCAGGACAATGCTCCTGAAAAGAGAGTAGAGCTTCATATGCATACCAATATGTCGGATATGGATGCAGTTACAGCTCCGTCAGTGCTTGTAAAGCAGGCTCACGCATGGGGCCACAAGGCGGTAGCTATAACCGACCACGGCAACGCACAGGCATATCCTGAGGCTATGAATACCGTTGAGAAGATAAACAAGGACGATCCCGACTTCAAGGTGATTTATGGTCTTGAGGCATACTTTGTAAATGACGGAAATGCAGTTGTTGACGGGTGTGACAATGTAAAAATTGAGGACGATATAATCGTATTTGACATAGAAACAACGGGACTTCATCCCGCAAATGAGCGTATAACCGAAATAGGTGCGGTAAAGCTGCGTAATATGGAGATAGTTGAACGATTCTCGACATTTGTAAATCCGATGATGCCGATACCGTCAAATATCACGGAACTTACGGGTATCACGGACGATATGGTAGCCGACGCTCCGACCGAGGATGTTGCGGTCAGCGACTTTATGGCTTTCTGCGGCAATTCTCCGGTCTGCGCACATAACGCAAAGTTTGACGTGTCGTTTATCAGAAGTGCCGCCGCAAGAATGGAAAAGAGCTTTGATAATCCTGTAGTCGATACGCTGAGTATTGCAAAGGCGGCACTCAAGGGTATCAAGAACTATAAGCTTGATACTATAGCAAAGTATTTCAAGCTGGGCGACTTTGACCATCACAGAGCGGTTGCGGACGCAGAAATGCTGTGCATGATATATATGCACATAGTAAACGATACAAGAAAGACCGCAAAGCTTGAATACATAGGCGATTTCAACACGGCATTCGGAAGCGTGGATATAAAGAAGCTGCCTACATATCACCAGATAATTCTTGTAAAGAACAAGGTCGGTCTGAAAAATCTATACAGACTTATTTCCGCATCGAACCTTGATTATTTCTATAAAAAGCCGAGAATACCGAAATCCCTGCTGTCGCAGTACAGAGAGGGACTTATCATAGGAAGCGCGTGCGAGGCGGGCGAGCTTTTCAGGGCGATACTTGAAAAGGAATCGCAGGAGAAGATAGAGGAAATCGCATCGTTCTATGATTATCTTGAGATACAGCCTATCGGCAATAATATGTTCCTTCTTAGAAACGGCAAGGTAAGCAGTGAAGAAGATCTGAGAGATCTCAACCGTGCTATAGTGCAGCTTGGCGACAGGCTCGGAAAGCCGGTAGTAGCTACCTGTGATGTGCATTTCAAAGACCCTGAGGACGCTGTATTCCGTGAAGTGCTGCAGGCAGGACAGGGCTATGAGGACTTCGCAAATCAGCCGCCGCTTTATTTCAGAACTACCGATGAAATGCTTGAGGAATTCGCTTATCTCGGTGAAGAAAAGGCGAAGGAAGTCGTTATTACAAACACGAACAGAATCGCCGATATGATCGAGGTGGTACGGCCTATCCCCACAGGCACATATACTCCTCACATTGACGGTGCAGACGAAGAATTACAGCAGCTTTGCTGGGACAGAGCGCACGCATGGTACGGTGACGATCTGCCGGAAACAGTTGAAAAGCGACTCAAGAAGGAACTTGACTCAATCATAAAGCACGGATTCGCCGTACTGTATATGATAGCGCAGAAGCTGGTTGCATTCTCGGAAAAGAACGGTTATCTTGTCGGCTCACGAGGCTCGGTAGGTTCATCGGTAGTTGCCATAATGGCAGGTATCTCCGAGGTAAACCCCTTGCCTCCGCACTACAGATGCCCCAAGTGCCGACACAACGAATTTATTCTTGACGGCTCTTACGGCTCGGGCTTTGACCTGCCGCCGAAAAAGTGCCCCAACTGCGATATAGATATGATCCGTGACGGTCACGATATACCGTTTGAAACGTTCCTCGGATTTGACGGCGATAAGTCGCCTGATATTGACCTTAACTTCTCGGGCGAGGTACAGGGAAAGGTACACAGATATACCGAAGAACTGTTCGGTAAGGATCACGTTTTCAAGGCGGGTACTATTTCAGCTGTACAGGAAAAGACTGCGGAAGGCTTTGTACGCAAGTGGCTTGAAAAGAAGGGTATGACGGCAAATTCCGCCGAAATATCACGTCTTGCGGCAGGCTGTACAGGCGTTAAGAGAACAACGTCACAGCACCCCGGCGGAATGGTCGTAGTGCCGAGCGATTATGAGGTTTATGACTTTACGGCGGTTCAGCACCCGGCGGACAAGACGGAGAGCGATATGATCACAACGCACTTCGACTTCCACGCACTGCACGATACTATACTTAAACTAGATGAACTCGGACACGATGTGCCGACGTTGTATAAGCACCTTGAGGATATGACGGGTATAAAGATAGCGGATGTTCCGACGAGCGATCCTAAGGTCATGGAACTGTTCACCTCGACAGAGCCGCTCGGCATAAAGGAGGAGGATCTCGGCGTTTCAAGCGGTACATACGGTATCCCCGAATTCGGCACACCGTTTACACTGCAGATGCTTAAGGACGCACAGCCGAAGAAATTCTCCGACCTTTTACAGATCTCGGGCCTGTCGCACGGTACTGACGTATGGCTCGGAAACGCACAGGAGCTTATTTCGGACGGAATATGCACGATTTCAGAGGTTATCGGTTGCCGTGATGATATTATGGTTTATCTTATGCATCAGGGTCTTGAGCCGAAGCTCGCATTCAAGATAATGGAGATAACCCGTAAGGGTAATGCCAAGAAGCTGTTCAACGAGGATATATACAAGGCATTTGAAGAAAACAATGTACCGCAGTGGTATATCGAAAGCTGTAAGAAGATAAAGTACATGTTCCCTAAGGCGCACGCCGCCGCTTATGTAACCGGTGCTGTAAAGCTGTGCTGGTTCAAGGTCTATTATCCGTCGGAATTCTATTCTGCGGTACTTACAAAGCACACTGAAAATATTGATGTAAAGACGGTTCTCGGCGGTAAGGAGAGTGTCAGAAACAAGATACAGCTTATTCAGTCAAACCCGGAGGCTACTGCAAAAGACAAGGGTATGCTTGACGCACTGCTGCTGATATATGAAATGATGCTCAGAGGTATCACGTTCCTGCCTGTTGACTATAAGAAGTCGAGGGCGACAACTTATGCGATAGAGGACGGAAACCTCCGTCTGCCGTTCCTTGCGGTAGAGGGCTGTGGTGAAAACGCCGCAATCAAACTCAAGGAAGTTATCGACAAGGGAGATTTCATCTGCCTTGAGGATATTCAGGCACAATCAGGTATAAACAGCACCGTTCTCAGCAAGCTGTATGATATGAATGTATTCGGGGATCTCCCTCAATCCGCACAGATTTCATTCTTCTAA
- the ispG gene encoding flavodoxin-dependent (E)-4-hydroxy-3-methylbut-2-enyl-diphosphate synthase — protein sequence MSKKKVKVGNLTLGGEHIYIQSMLNIPADDVEGNVRQAIELEKAGCEIIRTAVPAVRNSELIYALKNAVNIPVVADIHFDYRIALECAAAGVDKIRINPGNIGDKDRVKAVADACRNRNIPIRIGVNSGSVERELLAKYGGPTAQALAESASRHVEMLREFDFDDIVLSVKSSDVKLMTESYRLIHEMYDYPLHLGVTEAGTARMGIIKSAAGIGSLLLDGIGDTIRVSLTADPVEEIYAAKDILKAVGIGGGVRIVSCPTCGRTGIDLISIAKQVEQRTRDITADIKIAVMGCVVNGPGEAREADIGIAGAKGEGIIFKKGEVIRRVPEEKLVDELMDEVGVMLGNKEKL from the coding sequence ATGAGTAAGAAGAAAGTTAAAGTCGGAAATCTCACTCTCGGAGGAGAGCATATATATATACAGTCGATGCTGAATATACCTGCGGACGATGTTGAGGGCAATGTAAGGCAGGCAATCGAGCTTGAAAAGGCAGGCTGTGAGATAATACGCACGGCAGTGCCTGCGGTGAGAAACTCGGAACTTATATACGCACTTAAAAATGCGGTCAATATACCCGTTGTCGCAGACATACATTTTGATTACAGGATAGCGCTCGAATGTGCGGCGGCAGGTGTTGACAAGATAAGGATAAATCCGGGAAATATCGGGGATAAGGACAGGGTAAAGGCTGTGGCGGACGCTTGCCGCAACCGCAATATTCCTATAAGAATAGGCGTGAACAGCGGCTCGGTAGAGCGTGAGCTTCTTGCTAAGTACGGCGGTCCTACCGCACAGGCACTGGCAGAAAGTGCTTCACGCCATGTGGAAATGCTCCGTGAATTTGATTTTGATGATATAGTGCTTTCGGTCAAATCGTCGGATGTCAAGCTGATGACGGAGAGCTATCGTCTGATACACGAAATGTATGATTATCCTCTGCACCTCGGAGTGACCGAGGCAGGCACAGCCCGTATGGGTATAATCAAGTCGGCGGCGGGAATAGGCTCACTGCTCCTTGACGGTATCGGGGATACGATAAGAGTATCGCTGACAGCCGACCCTGTAGAAGAAATATATGCCGCAAAGGATATACTTAAAGCAGTAGGCATAGGCGGCGGTGTGAGGATAGTTTCCTGCCCCACCTGCGGCAGAACGGGAATCGACCTTATTTCTATAGCAAAGCAGGTTGAACAGCGTACAAGAGATATAACAGCCGATATAAAGATAGCTGTAATGGGCTGTGTCGTAAACGGTCCCGGAGAAGCGAGAGAGGCCGATATAGGCATCGCCGGCGCAAAGGGCGAGGGTATAATCTTCAAAAAGGGCGAGGTTATACGCAGAGTACCTGAGGAAAAGCTGGTTGACGAACTTATGGACGAGGTCGGCGTGATGCTCGGCAACAAAGAAAAATTATGA
- the rseP gene encoding RIP metalloprotease RseP: MNILNILLGILLFFLIILVHEFGHFTVAKLCKMKVKEFAIGMGPKLFKKRIGETVFAFKALPIGGSVMLDEDVENDDPRSFRNRPVWMRILVIAAGAFMNFVLGFIFCIISVLCSNSVSTNVVAGFQEGAISSSVLQANDKILKINGMNIYTTMDISFQLSNSQSRGIGSQYYSYDFVVERNGQTVELNDVKFASRSYAKMISEYKKLVGEKEGYAALPTEYFDIDTNSYTEAFKELEKNDAEFAKSFAAIADEYKSGYTSEENNLYLDFIVYGERHNFVNVIQAACANFISYGRLIWISFGNLLNGTYGLNEMSGPIGVVQSVSTVASFGWGSLMTLAALIAINIGIVNLLPIPAMDGGRLVFLFIELIRGKPVKAEHEGMVHFIGIVALMVLMVIVTFNDIVRIITGG, translated from the coding sequence TTGAACATACTAAACATTTTACTGGGAATACTTCTGTTTTTTTTGATTATACTTGTGCATGAATTCGGACATTTCACGGTAGCAAAGCTGTGCAAGATGAAGGTCAAGGAATTTGCGATAGGAATGGGTCCGAAGCTGTTCAAAAAGCGTATCGGGGAAACCGTGTTTGCGTTCAAGGCACTGCCGATAGGCGGCTCGGTCATGCTTGACGAGGATGTTGAAAATGACGACCCGAGGAGCTTCAGAAACAGGCCTGTGTGGATGAGGATACTTGTAATCGCCGCAGGTGCGTTTATGAACTTCGTTCTCGGATTTATCTTCTGTATTATTTCCGTTTTATGTTCAAACAGCGTTTCGACCAATGTCGTTGCGGGATTTCAGGAGGGTGCGATAAGCTCGTCTGTGCTTCAGGCAAACGATAAGATACTGAAAATCAACGGTATGAATATCTATACAACGATGGATATTTCGTTCCAGCTTTCAAATTCACAGTCGAGGGGTATAGGCTCGCAGTATTACAGCTATGACTTTGTAGTTGAGAGAAACGGTCAGACGGTTGAACTGAACGATGTTAAATTTGCGTCACGTTCCTATGCAAAAATGATTTCGGAATATAAAAAGCTGGTGGGTGAAAAAGAGGGCTATGCGGCACTTCCCACCGAATATTTCGATATAGATACTAACAGCTATACAGAGGCTTTCAAGGAGCTTGAAAAGAACGATGCAGAATTTGCAAAATCGTTTGCGGCAATTGCAGATGAATATAAAAGCGGATATACGTCTGAGGAAAACAACCTGTATCTCGACTTTATCGTTTACGGCGAGAGGCATAATTTTGTGAACGTTATACAGGCGGCGTGTGCAAACTTTATTTCATACGGCAGGCTGATATGGATTTCGTTCGGCAATCTGCTCAACGGCACATACGGTCTTAACGAAATGTCGGGTCCTATCGGCGTTGTGCAGAGTGTAAGCACCGTTGCTTCTTTCGGCTGGGGCTCGCTTATGACGCTGGCGGCGCTGATTGCAATAAACATAGGCATAGTAAATCTTCTGCCGATACCCGCTATGGACGGCGGCAGACTTGTGTTCCTTTTCATAGAGCTTATCAGAGGAAAGCCTGTCAAGGCGGAGCATGAGGGAATGGTGCATTTTATCGGTATCGTTGCGCTTATGGTGCTTATGGTCATAGTAACATTCAATGATATTGTAAGAATAATTACAGGCGGTTAA